In a genomic window of Occallatibacter riparius:
- the rsmG gene encoding 16S rRNA (guanine(527)-N(7))-methyltransferase RsmG, whose amino-acid sequence MSEIEGRAGEDIARRLNRLLAESGQAELDIDIATRFEAYLDLLVRWNARTNLTAIRDEDGILRRHFVESIACAHALPTEIRSLLDLGSGAGFPGIPISLCRPELQVTLAESQGKKAAFLREAVRRLEIPVLVHGSRAETLGRTFDCVALRAVDRMEDAVRAASALVIVGGWLAPLTVESEYGQIRELAGPAFTWNRPVPLPGGDRRVLLLGRREG is encoded by the coding sequence ATGAGCGAGATAGAAGGACGGGCAGGGGAAGATATTGCCCGCAGGTTGAATCGTCTACTGGCCGAGTCGGGTCAGGCGGAACTCGACATTGACATCGCGACGCGATTTGAGGCCTACCTCGACCTGCTTGTGCGATGGAACGCGCGAACCAATCTGACGGCTATCCGGGATGAAGATGGCATTCTGCGCCGGCATTTCGTTGAGTCGATCGCGTGCGCGCACGCCCTGCCAACCGAGATCAGAAGCTTACTGGACCTTGGCTCAGGCGCGGGATTTCCGGGGATTCCAATCTCATTATGCAGACCAGAACTGCAGGTCACCCTCGCTGAATCACAGGGAAAAAAGGCGGCGTTTCTGCGCGAGGCCGTGCGACGGCTCGAAATCCCCGTTTTGGTGCATGGGTCGCGGGCGGAGACTTTGGGCCGGACTTTCGACTGCGTGGCCCTTCGGGCCGTCGACAGGATGGAAGACGCGGTCCGGGCGGCGTCGGCACTCGTAATTGTCGGGGGTTGGTTGGCACCCCTGACCGTGGAGAGCGAATACGGGCAGATACGGGAGCTTGCGGGACCCGCGTTTACGTGGAATCGCCCGGTGCCGCTCCCTGGTGGTGATCGCCGCGTGCTTCTTCTCGGGCGGCGAGAGGGTTAG
- a CDS encoding glycoside hydrolase family 88/105 protein: MPKRARIRSLFSQMVVCAFLCAGTALPTVAQQKYFSNFPDQADPKAVGAKVAARFVASEHLRPVVVYPEVCAWYGALTFAEATHNAALLQQLQARFEPLTRPPLNELVPDKEHVDYEIFGVVPLQISMETGDSVTRQLGLRFADRQWAHPQSDGLSGQTRFWIDDMYMLTVLQLEAYRATKDAKYLDRAAHEMTAYLRKLQQPNGLFYHAEDVPFFWGRGNGWVAAGMTEMLLTLPASHPDRAEILAGYRKMMAELARNQNADGMWRQLIDKPESWEESSSTGMFTFAMIEGVRHGWLTEETYGPVARRAWIALAGFVDQHGDVTNICVGTNKQNSYDYYLGRPRSTGDFHGQAPVMWAARALLESAQ; encoded by the coding sequence ATGCCGAAAAGGGCGAGAATCAGGTCTCTGTTCAGCCAGATGGTTGTGTGCGCATTCCTCTGCGCCGGAACTGCGTTGCCGACTGTGGCACAGCAGAAGTATTTCTCAAACTTTCCTGATCAGGCCGATCCGAAGGCGGTGGGCGCAAAAGTCGCGGCACGCTTCGTGGCAAGTGAGCATCTTCGCCCGGTCGTCGTGTATCCGGAGGTATGCGCCTGGTACGGCGCCCTCACCTTTGCCGAGGCCACGCACAACGCCGCTCTGCTCCAGCAGTTGCAGGCGCGATTTGAGCCGCTGACCAGGCCCCCGCTGAATGAGCTCGTGCCAGATAAGGAACACGTCGACTACGAGATCTTCGGCGTGGTGCCGCTGCAGATATCGATGGAGACAGGCGATAGCGTAACGCGGCAGCTGGGGCTACGCTTCGCGGATCGCCAATGGGCGCATCCGCAGAGCGACGGTCTTTCCGGGCAGACGCGTTTCTGGATCGACGACATGTATATGCTGACCGTTCTGCAATTGGAGGCATATCGCGCGACCAAAGATGCGAAGTACCTGGACCGCGCCGCCCATGAGATGACCGCGTATCTGCGCAAGCTGCAGCAGCCGAACGGGCTCTTCTATCACGCAGAAGATGTGCCGTTCTTCTGGGGACGCGGCAATGGCTGGGTCGCCGCCGGAATGACCGAGATGCTGCTCACGTTGCCGGCTTCGCATCCTGACCGCGCCGAGATTCTCGCGGGCTATCGCAAGATGATGGCGGAGCTGGCGCGCAATCAGAATGCCGACGGCATGTGGCGCCAGCTTATCGATAAGCCGGAGTCATGGGAAGAGAGCTCGTCGACCGGCATGTTCACCTTCGCGATGATTGAAGGCGTTCGGCACGGCTGGCTTACCGAGGAGACGTATGGCCCGGTTGCGCGGCGCGCATGGATCGCGCTCGCAGGCTTTGTGGATCAGCATGGTGATGTAACTAACATCTGTGTTGGCACTAACAAGCAGAACAGCTACGACTACTACCTGGGCCGGCCGCGCAGTACCGGTGACTTTCATGGACAAGCTCCGGTGATGTGGGCGGCGCGCGCACTCCTGGAGTCGGCGCAATGA
- a CDS encoding bifunctional folylpolyglutamate synthase/dihydrofolate synthase — MSYAAAIDALNALAPELHTAPGRPRRKFSLAEIGILLDEMGNPQHSFRSILIAGTNGKGSTAATLASILRETGLRTGLYTSPHLERPNERIRVDGAEISDADFSRHYFAMAEAADALVSSGKLAQSPSFFETLTAMAFLHFAEAGVEIAVLEVGMGGRLDATNIVDPLISVITDISLDHTEWLGPTVAAIAREKAGILRCNGVLVTLPQHPEANQAIGEIATELNARGVNAAVYVPALGPAGDLEPGTSYPLEVLGRQIQVASPLAGAHQHRNIALAIAAAIELQQNHSLPITADSIERGIRNTQWPGRFEMLHRGNTTWILDVAHNPAGAWALRSGLRSILDRETQAGRTRTLVFSCLKDKPVAELAQILFPLFDLVIFAPIASPRATAVESLLEAAAATGTPAESASSIYAALQHAEHDSQGVIVVSGSVYLVGDARALLLGHRSAQA; from the coding sequence ATGTCCTACGCGGCGGCCATTGATGCCCTGAACGCGTTGGCGCCGGAACTCCACACCGCTCCCGGCCGCCCACGGCGCAAGTTCTCCCTTGCCGAGATCGGTATTCTCCTCGACGAGATGGGGAATCCGCAGCACAGCTTTCGCAGCATTCTGATCGCGGGGACTAACGGCAAAGGCTCCACCGCGGCAACGCTTGCTTCGATTCTTCGGGAAACGGGGCTGCGTACCGGCCTCTATACCTCGCCGCACCTTGAACGCCCCAACGAACGAATTCGCGTGGACGGCGCTGAAATTTCCGACGCGGATTTCTCGCGACATTACTTCGCCATGGCAGAGGCGGCTGATGCCCTGGTAAGTTCCGGCAAGCTGGCGCAGAGCCCCAGTTTCTTTGAGACCCTGACAGCCATGGCCTTTCTGCACTTCGCGGAAGCAGGCGTGGAGATCGCGGTGCTTGAGGTCGGCATGGGGGGACGGCTCGATGCGACAAATATCGTCGATCCGCTGATCTCCGTGATTACCGATATCTCCCTCGATCACACCGAGTGGCTGGGGCCAACGGTTGCCGCGATTGCGCGCGAAAAGGCCGGCATCCTTCGCTGCAACGGAGTCCTCGTGACCTTGCCGCAGCACCCGGAAGCGAACCAGGCAATCGGCGAGATCGCGACGGAGCTCAATGCCCGCGGAGTGAATGCTGCTGTGTACGTCCCGGCACTTGGGCCGGCAGGGGATCTGGAGCCAGGCACGAGTTATCCGCTCGAGGTTCTCGGTCGGCAGATTCAGGTCGCTTCGCCGCTGGCCGGAGCGCACCAGCATCGGAATATCGCACTTGCGATTGCCGCCGCCATAGAGCTGCAGCAGAACCACTCGCTGCCCATTACGGCCGATTCCATCGAACGCGGCATCCGCAATACCCAGTGGCCCGGCCGGTTCGAAATGCTGCATCGCGGCAATACTACGTGGATACTAGATGTAGCGCATAACCCCGCTGGCGCCTGGGCACTTCGCTCCGGTCTCCGCTCCATCTTGGATCGAGAAACGCAGGCGGGCCGCACCCGTACCCTGGTCTTCAGCTGCTTGAAAGACAAGCCTGTCGCGGAATTGGCGCAAATCCTGTTCCCACTGTTCGACCTCGTGATCTTCGCGCCGATCGCCAGCCCTCGTGCCACCGCGGTTGAAAGCCTGCTCGAGGCCGCGGCAGCAACGGGAACGCCGGCTGAATCAGCGTCCTCTATTTATGCTGCGTTGCAGCATGCCGAGCATGACAGCCAAGGCGTGATCGTCGTGTCCGGATCCGTGTATCTCGTCGGAGATGCCCGGGCATTGCTGTTAGGTCATCGGAGCGCGCAGGCATGA
- a CDS encoding VOC family protein: MKGRFSIVVMTLTLAAAIACAQRTPSDSEAAPSGIAHVAVRVSNLKSSRAFYEKLGFEEAFALDQGGSPTEAFLKVNDTQFIELYPQRQTGEALGFLHVCYLSHDIKALNEAYRARGLSPTAVSKGGAGNMLFSMSGPGLGNIEFTQYMPGSRHSSDVGQHLGEHRISTRIVGIAFPSNDPKGAAGFYGGGMAFVRRGHNEFSIPFDPADAVEVLPAIEPLRLTMEVPGLKQAARDLHDLGIPVKHQHNALLIYDPDGNCIELKQAAAQQTQPN; encoded by the coding sequence ATGAAAGGCAGGTTCTCGATTGTCGTGATGACTCTGACACTTGCCGCGGCAATTGCTTGCGCGCAGCGCACGCCATCTGACTCAGAGGCCGCACCGAGCGGCATCGCTCATGTCGCAGTGCGAGTGTCGAACCTAAAGTCGTCGCGCGCCTTCTACGAGAAGCTTGGTTTTGAAGAGGCATTCGCACTCGATCAGGGCGGCAGCCCAACGGAGGCGTTCCTTAAGGTCAATGACACGCAGTTCATTGAGCTCTATCCGCAGCGCCAGACCGGCGAAGCGCTGGGCTTCCTCCACGTTTGTTACCTCTCGCACGATATCAAAGCGCTGAACGAGGCGTATCGCGCACGAGGGCTTTCTCCAACCGCGGTGTCGAAGGGTGGCGCAGGAAACATGCTCTTTTCGATGAGCGGGCCAGGCCTGGGGAACATCGAGTTCACGCAGTACATGCCTGGGTCGCGCCATAGCAGCGACGTTGGCCAGCACCTGGGCGAGCACCGCATTTCGACCCGCATTGTTGGCATTGCGTTTCCTTCTAACGATCCCAAGGGCGCGGCCGGATTCTATGGGGGCGGAATGGCATTCGTGCGCCGCGGCCACAACGAGTTCAGCATTCCGTTCGATCCAGCAGATGCTGTCGAGGTGCTTCCGGCGATCGAACCGCTGCGCCTGACGATGGAGGTCCCGGGTCTCAAACAGGCTGCACGCGATCTTCACGACCTTGGCATTCCAGTGAAGCACCAACACAATGCGCTGCTCATCTACGATCCCGATGGCAATTGCATTGAGCTGAAACAGGCCGCGGCGCAGCAGACACAGCCGAACTGA
- a CDS encoding gamma-glutamyl-gamma-aminobutyrate hydrolase family protein, with product MTIRIALPEPTSLDTDYNGRALPLYTSALQSAGAQPVVIPLQESPARVAHLLATVHGVLLPGSKYDIDPQVYGESRNPACNEPDPARAAVDELLLQDAFNLRKPLLGICGGMQALNVWRNGSLIQDLPTSRRSAVNHAAGREVDHAHEVRFEHSSRLAMIAPPTSAPVHVNSSHHQAVKVPGDNLRISASCPDDGVIEAIELKSNDQFVIGVQWHPERTYTSSALSRAIFAAFVREAQAWAKRHADATVPA from the coding sequence ATGACGATCCGGATCGCACTTCCTGAACCCACGAGCCTCGACACTGATTACAACGGTCGGGCCTTACCCCTGTACACCTCGGCTCTTCAGTCGGCCGGCGCCCAACCAGTCGTGATTCCTCTCCAGGAGAGCCCGGCGAGGGTGGCGCACCTCCTGGCCACGGTTCACGGGGTGCTGCTTCCCGGGAGCAAGTATGACATCGACCCGCAGGTGTACGGCGAGTCGCGCAATCCCGCATGCAACGAGCCCGACCCAGCCCGGGCCGCGGTCGATGAACTCCTGCTCCAGGACGCTTTCAACCTGCGCAAGCCGCTGCTTGGCATCTGCGGCGGGATGCAGGCTCTGAATGTTTGGCGTAATGGTTCTCTCATTCAGGACCTGCCGACCTCGAGAAGATCGGCGGTGAATCACGCCGCCGGTCGGGAAGTCGATCACGCTCACGAAGTTCGATTTGAGCACTCTTCGCGCCTCGCCATGATCGCCCCGCCCACCTCGGCCCCGGTGCACGTCAATTCAAGCCATCACCAGGCAGTGAAAGTTCCGGGCGACAATCTGCGGATCAGCGCGTCCTGCCCCGATGACGGGGTGATCGAAGCCATCGAACTCAAGTCGAACGACCAGTTCGTCATTGGGGTGCAATGGCATCCCGAACGGACCTACACGTCGAGCGCGCTTTCGAGGGCCATTTTCGCCGCATTTGTGCGCGAGGCGCAGGCCTGGGCGAAGCGCCACGCCGATGCTACGGTTCCCGCATGA
- a CDS encoding CRTAC1 family protein: protein MAFSRRGFLKSLSRTALVLSLEDVLSLAWPALGQQAQQPAAQQKPGGSARQSYSAESRPAPKGSASPVSGTPLGVQFVDVAKDAGLNVETIFGGEHRNKYLLETTGCGVAFFDYDQDDWLDIFLVNGWRLEGFSKGKEPYSHLFKNNRDGTFTDVTIGSGLEHKTGWGQACCVGDYNNDGWNDLFVSYYGQNALFRNNGNGKFTDVTKEAGLLQDRLRWNSGCSFLDYDKDGNLDLFVGNYIDLDLKTTPKPEEANCTYKGIIVACGPPGLDGGKNLLYHNNGDGTFRDVSEKAGMWGTLGTYALSCAAVDLDGDGWPDIYVANDSTSATLYINQKDGTFKDQAIEAGVAYSPDGKPQAGMGVSIGDFNRDGLPDIVKTNFAGDTDSLYMNLGDGSFDDRTYQAGLGVNTRLLGWGISFMDIDNDGWLDILVANGHVYPEVDGTQVDAAYAERKYLYRNLRNGQFEDLSMSGGAGITTDAKARGFAVGDFDNDGDQDAVVNCVNAVPQLLRCDSSLNRSWIKIRLVGVKSNRTGIGAKIRVVAQTGSPVLSGKPDAALAQIEEVRSSNGYYSSSDLRYHFGLNEAKKVDLVEIRWPSGVVDTLKDLDVNRLYVIQEGGKLLKNEALKPAKKR from the coding sequence TTGGCTTTTTCCCGTCGTGGATTTTTGAAGTCGCTATCGCGGACCGCACTCGTTCTGTCGCTCGAAGATGTGCTGTCACTGGCGTGGCCAGCGTTGGGCCAGCAAGCACAGCAGCCTGCCGCGCAGCAGAAGCCCGGCGGCAGTGCACGCCAATCGTATTCGGCCGAGTCGCGTCCCGCCCCGAAAGGGTCAGCATCGCCGGTTTCGGGCACCCCGCTGGGTGTTCAGTTTGTGGATGTGGCCAAGGATGCAGGCCTCAATGTCGAGACCATCTTCGGCGGCGAGCACCGCAACAAGTATCTGCTCGAGACCACCGGCTGCGGCGTGGCGTTCTTCGACTACGACCAGGATGACTGGCTGGATATCTTCCTTGTGAACGGCTGGCGGCTCGAAGGCTTCTCTAAGGGGAAAGAGCCGTATAGCCATCTATTCAAGAACAATCGTGACGGCACATTCACCGATGTGACGATCGGCTCGGGGCTGGAGCACAAGACGGGCTGGGGCCAGGCCTGCTGCGTGGGCGACTACAACAACGATGGGTGGAACGATCTCTTCGTCAGCTACTACGGGCAGAACGCACTGTTCCGCAACAACGGTAATGGCAAGTTCACCGATGTGACGAAAGAAGCCGGCCTGTTGCAGGACCGGCTGCGCTGGAACTCGGGATGTTCTTTCCTGGACTATGACAAGGACGGCAACCTAGATCTGTTCGTCGGAAACTACATCGATCTCGACCTGAAGACCACGCCCAAGCCTGAAGAAGCCAACTGCACTTACAAGGGAATCATTGTTGCTTGCGGTCCGCCCGGGCTTGATGGCGGGAAGAACCTTCTGTATCACAACAACGGTGACGGCACGTTCCGGGATGTGAGCGAGAAAGCGGGCATGTGGGGCACGCTGGGGACATATGCGCTGAGCTGCGCTGCGGTGGATCTCGACGGCGATGGGTGGCCCGACATTTACGTGGCGAATGACTCAACGTCGGCCACGCTCTACATCAATCAGAAAGACGGCACGTTCAAGGACCAGGCGATCGAAGCGGGCGTCGCCTATTCGCCGGACGGCAAGCCGCAGGCCGGAATGGGCGTCAGCATTGGCGATTTCAATCGCGACGGGCTCCCCGATATTGTGAAGACGAACTTTGCCGGAGACACCGATTCGCTCTACATGAACCTGGGTGACGGATCGTTCGACGATCGCACCTATCAGGCTGGCTTGGGCGTAAATACACGGTTGCTGGGGTGGGGCATCAGTTTCATGGATATCGACAACGACGGCTGGCTCGATATCCTTGTGGCCAACGGTCACGTGTATCCCGAAGTGGATGGGACGCAGGTGGATGCCGCTTATGCCGAGCGGAAGTATCTCTACCGCAATCTGCGCAACGGGCAGTTTGAGGATCTGTCGATGAGCGGCGGCGCCGGGATCACTACCGACGCCAAGGCGCGCGGATTCGCGGTGGGCGACTTCGACAACGACGGCGATCAGGATGCGGTGGTGAACTGCGTCAACGCAGTGCCACAGTTGCTGCGCTGTGACTCTTCCTTGAATCGTTCGTGGATCAAGATCCGGCTCGTCGGCGTGAAGTCGAACCGCACGGGGATTGGCGCGAAGATCAGGGTTGTGGCGCAGACGGGTTCGCCTGTGCTGAGCGGGAAGCCGGATGCCGCGCTTGCGCAGATTGAGGAGGTTCGATCCTCGAATGGCTATTACTCTTCGAGCGATCTGCGCTATCACTTCGGACTCAACGAAGCGAAGAAAGTGGACCTGGTCGAAATCCGCTGGCCTTCGGGCGTAGTAGACACGCTGAAGGACCTGGATGTGAATCGGCTCTACGTGATTCAGGAAGGCGGCAAGCTGCTGAAGAACGAAGCGCTCAAGCCTGCGAAAAAGCGATAG
- a CDS encoding thioredoxin family protein: protein MPLIRNCTACGKPNRIPARHLSDTGRCGACKSPIAAVAEPIEVGAAEFDEIVRDCKVPVLVDFWASWCGPCRMAAPHVAQTARDLAGRAVVLKVDTERHPDLAARYRVQSIPNFAVFSGGGLQMQQPGLVDSNTMKSWLARAG from the coding sequence ATGCCCCTTATTCGCAACTGCACTGCCTGCGGTAAACCCAACCGCATTCCGGCACGGCACCTTAGCGATACTGGCCGATGTGGTGCATGCAAATCGCCGATCGCTGCCGTCGCCGAGCCCATCGAAGTCGGCGCGGCTGAGTTCGATGAGATCGTCCGCGACTGCAAAGTTCCAGTGTTGGTCGATTTCTGGGCTTCGTGGTGCGGCCCATGTCGCATGGCGGCTCCGCATGTAGCGCAAACAGCTCGTGATCTCGCCGGCCGCGCCGTTGTCCTCAAAGTCGATACAGAACGTCATCCAGATCTGGCTGCGCGTTATCGCGTCCAGAGCATTCCGAACTTCGCGGTGTTCAGCGGTGGCGGACTCCAGATGCAGCAGCCCGGCCTGGTAGATTCCAACACCATGAAATCCTGGCTGGCCCGCGCCGGATGA
- a CDS encoding ParA family protein, which translates to MGKIVGIVNQKGGVGKTTTAINLSACLALEGLRVLLVDCDPQANASSGLGIARDDDRHSVYDVLVGQAPAEQVILPTEIETLSVLPGSKNLTGATVELVNAEDRALRLRHALDEVKEKYDVIILDCPPALDLLTLNVLAAANTLIVTMQAEYFALEGISELISTLERVRAAFNADVSIEGVLLTMYDDRTNLAQQVTHTLREYFKERLFKTVIPRNVRLAEAPSHGKPVALYDSRSRGTEAYFELANEFLARNKMESPRAKARKAAAAKQPERAVRFWPYH; encoded by the coding sequence ATGGGCAAAATCGTCGGGATCGTGAATCAAAAAGGCGGAGTGGGGAAAACCACTACAGCCATAAATCTGTCCGCATGCCTCGCACTGGAAGGCCTGCGCGTCCTCCTCGTTGATTGCGATCCCCAGGCAAATGCCTCTTCTGGGCTTGGGATTGCCCGCGACGATGACCGCCATTCCGTTTATGACGTGCTGGTCGGCCAGGCTCCTGCCGAGCAGGTGATTCTGCCTACCGAGATCGAGACTCTTAGTGTGCTCCCCGGTTCGAAGAACCTGACCGGAGCCACCGTCGAACTTGTGAATGCCGAGGATCGCGCGCTGCGCTTGCGGCACGCCCTGGATGAGGTTAAGGAAAAGTACGACGTAATCATCCTCGACTGCCCTCCGGCCCTCGACCTGCTGACGCTGAATGTCCTGGCTGCCGCTAACACGCTCATCGTCACAATGCAGGCTGAGTACTTCGCCCTTGAGGGCATTTCCGAGCTGATATCCACTCTGGAGCGCGTGCGTGCCGCCTTCAACGCCGATGTAAGTATCGAAGGCGTCCTGCTGACCATGTATGACGACCGCACTAACCTGGCTCAGCAGGTGACGCATACCCTGCGGGAATATTTCAAGGAGCGGCTCTTCAAGACGGTGATCCCACGCAATGTGCGCTTGGCAGAGGCTCCGAGCCACGGAAAACCCGTTGCGCTCTATGACTCCCGCTCGCGGGGGACGGAGGCGTATTTCGAGCTGGCGAACGAGTTTCTGGCGCGAAACAAGATGGAGAGTCCCCGCGCAAAGGCGCGGAAGGCGGCTGCGGCGAAACAGCCCGAACGCGCAGTGCGCTTCTGGCCTTATCACTAA
- a CDS encoding ParB/RepB/Spo0J family partition protein, whose amino-acid sequence MASITDNKRRALGKGLDSLLPRVQTPAASTPTPSAEHEGGKPREIAVDLIDRNPFQTRSTFDDAQLSELAASITANGVVQPVLVRPQANGRFQLIAGERRWRASMQAGKKTIPAILRQVSDEQAMEITIVENLQRADLNPMEQARAFERLSREFHMTQEQMATRTGKDRTSVANFLRLLKLPGTVQNRVESGELTFGHARALLALVDRPDLEKTAARVAALSLSVRQTETMVQGMLNPEKAEKKESKPEPPVDPNVREVKDRLQRALGLKVTIEDKNGRGKVIIEYGKLEDFDTLLEQLAGVRA is encoded by the coding sequence ATGGCTTCCATTACCGATAACAAGCGTCGCGCTCTTGGCAAAGGTCTTGATTCTCTGTTGCCCCGCGTGCAGACCCCAGCGGCGAGTACCCCCACCCCCTCCGCAGAGCACGAAGGCGGGAAGCCCCGCGAAATCGCCGTCGACCTGATCGACCGCAATCCTTTCCAGACGCGCTCCACCTTTGACGACGCCCAGCTCAGCGAGTTGGCGGCTTCGATCACCGCCAACGGAGTAGTGCAGCCTGTCTTGGTACGGCCGCAGGCAAACGGCCGATTCCAGTTGATTGCCGGGGAACGCCGCTGGCGCGCGTCGATGCAAGCGGGTAAGAAGACGATCCCGGCCATTTTGCGTCAGGTCTCCGACGAGCAGGCGATGGAGATCACCATCGTCGAGAACCTGCAGCGCGCTGACCTGAACCCGATGGAGCAGGCCCGCGCCTTCGAGCGTCTCTCGCGCGAGTTCCACATGACTCAGGAGCAGATGGCCACCCGGACCGGCAAGGATCGGACCTCCGTGGCAAATTTCCTGCGGCTCTTGAAATTGCCCGGAACAGTGCAGAACCGCGTTGAGTCGGGCGAGCTGACGTTCGGGCACGCCCGCGCTTTGCTGGCACTTGTAGATAGGCCCGACCTCGAGAAGACTGCAGCCCGTGTGGCGGCACTTTCGCTTTCTGTTCGCCAAACAGAAACGATGGTTCAGGGCATGCTTAATCCGGAAAAAGCGGAGAAGAAGGAATCCAAGCCTGAGCCGCCTGTCGATCCTAACGTGCGAGAAGTCAAAGACCGGCTTCAGCGTGCGCTCGGCCTGAAGGTGACAATCGAGGACAAGAACGGCCGCGGCAAGGTCATCATCGAATACGGCAAGCTCGAGGACTTCGATACCCTGCTTGAGCAGCTTGCAGGTGTCCGCGCCTGA
- a CDS encoding lysophospholipid acyltransferase family protein, with amino-acid sequence MTRRPDPLTFWQRWRSNIFRAPFFFGGTAMFGTAALIASLWAKTGRTQHRIAQVWARTCVFLSGARLDVIGAENLRKHPVAVYAANHTSYMDTPVVFSTLPFQFRILAKKELWSLPFIGWYLNRSGQIPIDTDNPRATLSSLSAGVKALRAGMPLFVFPEGSRTPDGELKTFLAGAAYLAIRAQVPVVPIALSGVYDLLPIHTSHFYPCEVALMAGEPIETSGMTPRQVDELTERLRSEIARMLSAAPSVCAVSAESR; translated from the coding sequence ATGACGCGCCGGCCCGATCCGCTTACCTTCTGGCAGCGCTGGCGCAGCAACATTTTCCGCGCGCCCTTCTTCTTTGGGGGAACGGCAATGTTTGGGACGGCGGCGCTCATTGCTTCCTTGTGGGCGAAGACAGGGCGAACACAGCACCGCATCGCGCAGGTGTGGGCCAGGACGTGCGTGTTTCTCTCAGGAGCGAGGCTCGACGTGATCGGGGCGGAGAACCTGAGGAAGCATCCGGTGGCAGTGTACGCGGCTAACCACACCTCCTATATGGATACGCCGGTGGTTTTCAGTACGCTGCCATTCCAGTTTCGAATTTTGGCTAAGAAGGAGCTCTGGTCGCTGCCATTCATTGGCTGGTACCTGAACCGGTCAGGCCAGATTCCTATTGATACCGACAATCCCAGAGCGACACTTTCGAGCCTGAGCGCTGGTGTGAAGGCGCTCCGAGCTGGGATGCCATTGTTCGTATTCCCAGAGGGCTCACGCACGCCGGATGGCGAGCTAAAGACATTCTTAGCCGGGGCTGCCTACCTGGCGATCCGAGCTCAAGTGCCGGTAGTTCCTATCGCCCTAAGCGGTGTCTACGATCTACTGCCAATTCACACTTCGCATTTCTATCCTTGCGAGGTTGCGTTGATGGCCGGAGAACCCATCGAAACCTCTGGGATGACCCCTCGACAAGTCGACGAACTGACAGAACGGCTTCGGAGCGAGATCGCACGAATGCTGAGCGCGGCACCGTCCGTCTGCGCGGTTTCTGCCGAGAGCCGGTGA